The following proteins come from a genomic window of Rutidosis leptorrhynchoides isolate AG116_Rl617_1_P2 chromosome 10, CSIRO_AGI_Rlap_v1, whole genome shotgun sequence:
- the LOC139872276 gene encoding meiosis-specific protein ASY1-like: MVVAQKLKESEITEQDSLLLTRNLLRIAIFNISYIRGLFPEKYFSDKGVPALEMKIKKLMPMDEESRRLIDWMEKGVYDALQKKYLRTLMFCVCETVEGPMIEEYAFSFSYSNSNSQEVSMNVNRTGNKKQGETFKCNSTTEITPTQMKSSACKMVRTLIQLMRTLDKMPEERTILMKLMYYDDVTPADYEPPFFRGCTEEETHNAWSKNPLRMEVGNVNSKHFVLSLKVKSVLDPCEDDNVSLGSDSMQRDEDSEADSDASMSDNDYIVAPVDKQKENQDDTMVDEDDTQDPVEDEQQLSRVRDWINAYYSDKVGITDAVSSFPDISLVLIEEIMNKLVDEGILVKAGNDIFNISRPRNLEYEFDAVKDEIDGHLGLKKKSPTATVDGHMYMKALYHALPMNYITISNLQSKLGGEANQNTVRKLLDKMTKEGFIESTNNRRLGKRVVHSALTKKTLAEVRKTLNIDPVVDNTNETNDKTNRSESLTGPNRMDTSTIGAVHSIGSDLTRTKGVSELHQNGSDTSKATMSKLKVDGHNTPTSKPQTIASIESYAAGAGKGKKHNVIQDDQMDVVCSGRSSQGKRSRKASTVKDPILQYMKRQKAQ, from the exons ATG GTTGTTGCGCAGAAATTGAAGGAATCAGAGATCACTGAGCAGGATTCACTTCTACTG ACAAGGAACCTACTACGTATTGCGATATTCAATATCAGTTATATCAGAGGCCTGTTTCCAGAGAAGTACTTCAGCGATAAAGGCGTGCCAGCCTTAG AGATGAAGATCAAAAAGCTTATGCCTATGGATGAAGAGTCTAGAAGATTAATTGACTGGATGGAGAAAG GTGTGTATGACGCTTTGCAGAAGAAATATCTCAGGACACTTATGTTCTGCGTGTGTGAGACAGTAGAAGGGCCAATGATCGAAGAATATGCTT TTTCGTTCAGTTACTCAAATTCCAACAGTCAAGAGGTTTCTATGAATGTCAATCGAACTGGAAACAAAAAGCAAGGGGAAACATTCAAGTGTAACTCCACTACAGAGATTACCCCAACTCAGATGAA GAGTTCTGCTTGTAAAATGGTTCGCACGCTGATTCAACTGATGAGAACTCTAGATAAGATGCCAGAAGAG CGCACCATTTTGATGAAACTCATGTATTATGATGATGTCACG CCTGCTGATTATGAGCCCCCATTCTTCAGAGGTTGTACTGAAGAAGAAACTCATAATGCCTGGAGCAAAAATCCTTTGAGAATGGAGGTTGGCAATGTTAACAGCAAGCATTTTGTATTATCTCTCAAG GTTAAAAGTGTGCTTGATCCTTGTGAGGACGATAATGTGAGTTTAGGATCCGATTCAATGCAAAGAGATGAAGATAGTGAAGCTGATAGTGAC GCAAGCATGTCTGATAATGACTACATAGTCGCACCAGTAG ATAAGCAAAAGGAGAATCAGGATGACACAATGGTTGATGAAG ATGATACTCAGGACCCTGTGGAAGATGAACAGCAATTAAGTCGTGTGAGGGATTGGATCAATGCCTATTATTCAGACAAAGTTGGTATCACTGATGCCGTCTCAAGTTTCCCTGATATCTCACTT GTTTTGATTGAAG AAATAATGAACAAGCTTGTTGATGAAGGCATCCTTGTAAAAGCTGGAAATGACATTTTCAACATCAGCCGGCCTAGG AACCTGGAGTATGAATTTGATGCTGTGAAAGATGAAATCGATGGCCATTTGGGACTCAAAAAGAAAAGTCCAACCGCTACCGTTGATGGTCACATGTATATGAAA GCACTATATCATGCTCTCCCAATGAACTACATTACTATTTCGAATCTTCAAAGCAAGCTTGGTGGAGAGGCCAATCAAAATACTGTCCGCAAGTTATTGGACAAAATGACCAAAGAAGGATTCATTGAATCCACAAACAATCGTAGGCTAG GAAAGCGTGTAGTCCATTCTGCACTAACCAAGAAGACACTTGCTGAAGTCCGAAAAACCTTAAACATCGATCCTGTG GTGGACAACACAAACGAAACAAATGACAAAACCAACCGTTCAGAGAGTTTAACTG GGCCTAATCGTATGGATACATCCACAATTGGTGCAGTCCATTCAATTGGATCAGATCTCACACGCACAAAAGGTGTATCTGAGTTGCATCAGAATGGTTCGGACACTAGCAAGGCAACAATGTCTAAGTTGAAAGTGGATGGGCACAACACTCCCACAAGCAAACCTCAG ACAATAGCTTCGATTGAGAGCTACGCAGCAGGTGCTGGAAAGGGTAAAAAACATAATGTCATTCAGGATGATCAAATGGATGTAGTTTGTAGTGGCAGGTCCAGCCAAGGCAAACGTTCCCGCAAAGCAAGCACG gttAAGGATCCGATCCTTCAGTACATGAAGCGCCAGAAGGCTCAGTGA